In the Gossypium raimondii isolate GPD5lz chromosome 9, ASM2569854v1, whole genome shotgun sequence genome, one interval contains:
- the LOC105799908 gene encoding phosphatidylinositol:ceramide inositolphosphotransferase 1 has translation MTLYIGREASKLWKRICSETTTEINLLLDNWKYLLAGLIFQYIHGLAARGVHYLHRPGPTLQDLGFYILPELGQDKAYISETVFTFVFLSFLLWTFHPFIFKSKKIYTVLVWCRVLAFLVASQILRIITFYSTQLPGPNYHCREGSKLARLPKPESVLEVLLINFPRGVIYGCGDLIFSSHMIFTLVFVLTYQKYGTRSFIKHFAWLVAIVQSLLIVASRKHYTVDVVVAWYTVNLVVFFIDKKLPELPDRSSGSLPMLLPLSTKDKDSKTKEENHKLLNGNSVDPADWRPRTQVNGKIQEDGNGIHDTAMNGA, from the exons ATGACGCTTTACATTGGTCGCGAAGcttcaaag tTATGGAAGAGAATTTGTTCAGAGACAACTACAGAGATCAACCTTCTTCTTGATAACTGGAAATACCTTCTTGCTGGTCTCATCTTTCAG TATATTCATGGTCTAGCTGCTCGAGGAGTTCATTACCTTCATAGGCCAGGGCCAACACTTCAGGATCTTGGGTTCTATATTCTTCCA GAGCTTGGGCAAGATAAAGCCTACATCAGTGAGACTGTGTTCACCTTtgtctttttatcatttttattg TGGACTTTCCATCCATTCATCTTCAAGAGTAAAAAGATCTACACTGTTCTTGTTTGGTGCAGGGTGCTAGCATTTCTAGTT GCTTCTCAGATTCTCCGAATCATCACATTCTATTCTACTCAGCTTCCTGGACCAAATTATCATTGCCGAGAG GGTTCTAAGCTTGCCAGATTGCCAAAACCAGAGAGTGTGTTGGAAGTCCTCTTAATTAATT TTCCTCGTGGTGTAATATATGGTTGTGGTGACTTGATTTTTTCATCACACATGATCTTCACCCTGGTCTTTGTGCTCACCTATCAAAAATATGGCACTCGAAG CTTCATAAAGCACTTTGCTTGGTTGGTAGCTATTGTTCAAAGTCTCTTGATTGTGGCATCCCGCAAACATTACACGGTTGATGTAGTTGTTGCATG GTACACTGTTAATTTAGTGGTATTCTTCATAGACAAGAAACTGCCAG AATTGCCTGACAGAAGCAGTGGAAGCTTACCAATGTTGCTACCATTGAGCACCAAAGACAAGGATAGTAAAACCAAAGAAGAGAACCACAAGCTCTTGAATGGGAATTCTGTAGATCCTGCAGATTGG AGGCCGAGAACTCAAGTAAATGGCAAGATTCAGGAAGATGGAAATGGAATCCATGATACTGCAATGAACGGAGCATAG